The genomic window CGGCTACTCCGGCATCGGCAAGTCCGCGGTGGTGCACGAGCTGCACAAGCCCGTGGTGCGCCAGCGCGGCTTCTTCCTCAGCGGCAAGTTCGACCAGCTCCAGCAGGCCATCCCCTACGCCACCCTGGCGCAGGCCATCCGGGGCCTGACGCAGCACCTGCTGGCCGGCAGCGACGAGGCGCTGGCCCGGTGGCGCGAGCGCCTCCGGGAGGCCTTCGAGGGCCAGGGCCAGCTCCTGGTGGACCTGGTGCCCCAGCTGGAGCTCGTCGCCGGCAAGCAGCCGCCCGTCCAGGAGCTGCCCCCGTCCGAGGCCCAGCACCGCTTCACCCGCGTGTTCCGCAAGTTCCTGGGCCTGTTCGCCACCCCCGAGCACCCGCTCGTCCTGTTCCTGGATGACCTGCAGTGGGCCGACCTGGCCAGCCTCCAGCTCATCCAGCACCTGCTCACCTACCCCACCTCGCCCTCGGTGCTCGTCATTGGCGCCTACCGGGACAACGAGGTGAGCCCCTCCCACCCGCTGACCCTGGCGCTGGCGCAGATGCGCGAGGCGGGCGCGCGGATGACCGACGTGCAGCTCGAGCCGCTCCAGCTCGAGCAGGTGCGGCAGCTCGTCTCGGACGCGCTGCCCGGGGCGGCCGCCACGGAAGTCGTGGAGCCGCTGGCGAAGCTCGCGCACGAGAAGACGGGCGGCAACCCGTTCTTCCTGCTGCAGTTCATGCTGACGCTCCACCAGGACGGGCTGCTGGTGCGCACCCTCAAGGGTACCTGGCGCTGGGACGCCGCGGGGGTCCAGGCGAAGGGCTACTCCGACAACGTCGTGGACTTCATGGTGGGCAAGCTGCGCCAGCTGTCCTTCGGCACCCAGCACCTGCTGCGGCTGGCCGCGTGCGTGGGCAGCACCTTCCCGCTCCAGACGCTGGGCATCATCTCCCACCGCCCGGAGGTCACCGAGGTGCAGCGGGACTTGTCCCCCGCCTTCCTGGAGGGGCTGCTCGTGCGCGTGGACACGGAGCAGTACCGGTTCCTCCACGACCGCATCCAGCAGGCCGCCTACACGCTCATCGCCAAGCAAGAGCGCAAGAACGTCCACCTGAAAATCGGCCGCCTGATGCTGGAGAGCCTCTCGCCCGAGGAGGTTCAGGAGAAGCTCTTCGATGTCGTCGGCCAGCTCAACGCCGGCGCGGAGCTCATCACCGAGGACGCGGAGCGCCTGCGCGTGGCGCGCCTGAACGCCGAGGCGGGCCGCAAGGCCAAGGACTCGGTGGCGCTGCGCTCGGCGGTGAACTACTTCACCGCGGCGTTCCAGCTCCTGCCCGGCGAGCCCTGGGAGGCGGACCCCGCGCTGGCGTTCCGCATCCGGCTGGAGCACGCGACGTGCGAGTTCATGAGCGGCAATGCCACCGAGGCGATCCGCCTGGTGGATGACCTGCTCCTGCACACCCGCAACCCCAAGGACACGGCGGCCGGCTACTGCCTGAAGACCGACATCCTCATCGGCATGGGCGACATCCAGAACGCGCTCACGTGCTTGCTGGAGGGCCTCGCGCTGATGGGCATGCCCATGTCCCCCCACCCCACGTGGCAGGAGGTGGAGGCGGCGCACGCGGAGGTGGAAGCGCTCATCGGGGAGCGCTCCATCGAGAGCCTCGTGGAGCTGCCGCTCATGACGGACCCCAACAAGGAAGCCGTCATGAGCCTGCTGGGCGCCATGTACGCGCCGGCCTTCGTCACGGACACCAACCTGCTGCTCCTGCACCTGAGCCGCATGGTGGCCCTGAGCCTGCGCTACGGCAACACGGGCGCCTCGGTGAACGGCTACACGTGGTACGGGCTGGCGGTGCTGGGGCACGCCTTCAAGCAGTACCGGGAGGGCTATGCCTTCGGCGAGCTGGCGTGCGCGCTCGTCGACCGCCACGGGTTCACGGGGCTGCGGGGCAAGGCGCTCTACGGCATGGAGATGCTGGCCTACTGGACCCAGCCGCTCTCCAAGTCCCTGGAGTTCGTCCGGCAGGCCTTCCAGCTCACGCTCCAGGCGAGCGACAGCCAGGTGGCCGGCTACTGCTTCAACCACATCGTCATGGTCCGCTTCTTCCTGGGGCACGACCTGGCGGAGGTGTACCAGGAGTCCGTCACCAACCTGGACTTCGCCCGCCGGGCGGAGTTCCGGGACTCCAAGGACATCGTCCACTTCACCCAGCGCCACGTGCAGCAGCTGCGCGGGCTGACGCCCTCGTTCGATTCGATGAGCGGCGATGACTTCGACGAGGCGGCCTTCGAGGCGGGGCTGACCCCGGCGCGCATGAGCACCATGCGCTGCTGGTACTGGCTCATCAAGTCGCAGTCCTGCTTCATGCGCGGCGCGTATGCCGAGGCGCTCCAGGCGGCGAACACGAGCCTGGAGCTGAGCTGGTCCTCGATTGGCCACATCCAGCTCATGGAGATCCACCTCTTCCGCGCCCTGGCCCTGGCGGCCTGCTACGGGACGATGTCCGGGCAGGAGCAGGCGAAGGCCCTGGAGGCGCTGCGCCAGCACCGGCAGCAGCTCGCGGACTGGGCCGTGTACAGCCCGTGGACGTTCCAGGCCCCCGAGCGGCTCGTCGCCGCGGAGCTGGCGCGCGTCACCGGCCAGCATGACGAGGCCCTGCGCGCCTACGAGCAGGCGTACCAGGCCGCGTGCGAGCACGACTACCGCCAGAAGGCGGCCCTCGCGTGCGAGCTGGCCGCGCGCTACTGGGACGAGCGCCAGGTGCCCACCATCGCCGAGGCCTATGCGCGCAAGGCCCGCAAGGGCTACCTGCGCTGGGGCGCCCGGGGCAAGGTCCAGCACCTGGACACCGTCTGGCCCCACCTGGCGTCCTCCAACGGGACGGAGGACTCCTCCACGGACACCAACTCCACGCACATCGACGCGCTCGCGGTGGTGAAGGCCCAACAGGCCATCTCCGAGGAGATCGTCCTGGAGCGGCTCACCGCCTCGCTGCTGCGCATCGCCATCGAGAACGCGGGCGCCCAGCGCGGCGCCCTGCTGCTGCCCAATGGCGACACCCTGTCGATCGCCGCCCTCTCCGGCGCCTCGCTCCCGGAGCCCGGGGCCGACAAGACCGAGGCCGCGCTGCCCTGGACCGTGGTCTCCTACGTCAAGCGCACGCGGGAGCACGTGCTCATCAACGACGCGTCCCAGACGCACCCGTACGGGGCCGACCCCTGGTTCGAGCACAACCCGGTCCGCTCCGTGCTGTGCCTGCCCCTGCTCATGCAGGAGGAGTTCCGCGGGGCGCTGTACCTGGAGAACAACCTGGCCACCAGCGCCTTCACCCCCTCGCGCATCAAGCTCCTGGGGCACCTGGCCACCCAGGCGGCCATCTCCATCGAGAACGCCCGGCTGTACGCGGAAGTCCAGCACGCCGAGGGGGCCCTGCGCCGGGCGAACGACGAGCTGGAGAAGCGCGTGGAGGAGCGCACCCGGGAGCTGAAGCAGACCCAGGCGCGCCTGGTGGACACCGCGCGCGCGGCGGGCATGGCGGAGGTGGCCTCCAACGTGCTCCACAACGTGGGCAACATCCTCACCAGCGCCGTCATCAACCTGCAGATGATGCGCGAGACGGTGGACAGCTCACGCATGGGCCGGCTCAAGCAGGTCACCAGCCTGTTCGAGCAGCACGTGGACAACCTGGCCGCCTTCCTCACGAAGGACCCGCGGGGCACCCAGGTCCCCAGCTACCTGGCCGCCCTGGCCGACGAGCTGCTGCGCGAGCAGAACACGCTCCAGGAGGGCATGGGGGCGATGAGCAAGCACATCGAGCACATCCGGGCCATCGTCCAGGTGCAGCAGACCTATGCGCGCAGCACCCTCGTCACCGAGGAGTGTGAGTTGTCGAGCCTCGTCGAGGATGCGCTGAGCATCCAGCGCCCCGCGCTCGTGCGCCACGGCATCACCGTCTCCCATCAGCTCGCCCCGCTGCCCAAGGTGTGGCTGGACAAGCACAAGGTGCTGCAGATCCTCATCAACCTCA from Stigmatella erecta includes these protein-coding regions:
- a CDS encoding trifunctional serine/threonine-protein kinase/ATP-binding protein/sensor histidine kinase is translated as MLTIPGYTLVGSLKTTGSNLLFRAVRDSDGLPLILKMPMASSGAREGERYRREFELLQRLSDVQGITRVHACERIHDRLGLLLEEVQGDLLADLTGKPFEPAQALDIAISLTSILAELHRRGVIHKDIKPSNIIITPSGEARLIDFGIATLQLVEHVDAAPAPLIEGTLAYMSPEQTGRMNRSVDYRTDLYSLGITLYEMLTGTRPFHGRDALEWFHAHMAVAPKPPLVLVPSLPPVLSAIVLKLMAKVAEERYQSADGLKADLERCRENLRRGVDEDFPPGVYDFPTHFQLPQRLYGRDAHAATLLQGFERVARGGRPELLLVRGYSGIGKSAVVHELHKPVVRQRGFFLSGKFDQLQQAIPYATLAQAIRGLTQHLLAGSDEALARWRERLREAFEGQGQLLVDLVPQLELVAGKQPPVQELPPSEAQHRFTRVFRKFLGLFATPEHPLVLFLDDLQWADLASLQLIQHLLTYPTSPSVLVIGAYRDNEVSPSHPLTLALAQMREAGARMTDVQLEPLQLEQVRQLVSDALPGAAATEVVEPLAKLAHEKTGGNPFFLLQFMLTLHQDGLLVRTLKGTWRWDAAGVQAKGYSDNVVDFMVGKLRQLSFGTQHLLRLAACVGSTFPLQTLGIISHRPEVTEVQRDLSPAFLEGLLVRVDTEQYRFLHDRIQQAAYTLIAKQERKNVHLKIGRLMLESLSPEEVQEKLFDVVGQLNAGAELITEDAERLRVARLNAEAGRKAKDSVALRSAVNYFTAAFQLLPGEPWEADPALAFRIRLEHATCEFMSGNATEAIRLVDDLLLHTRNPKDTAAGYCLKTDILIGMGDIQNALTCLLEGLALMGMPMSPHPTWQEVEAAHAEVEALIGERSIESLVELPLMTDPNKEAVMSLLGAMYAPAFVTDTNLLLLHLSRMVALSLRYGNTGASVNGYTWYGLAVLGHAFKQYREGYAFGELACALVDRHGFTGLRGKALYGMEMLAYWTQPLSKSLEFVRQAFQLTLQASDSQVAGYCFNHIVMVRFFLGHDLAEVYQESVTNLDFARRAEFRDSKDIVHFTQRHVQQLRGLTPSFDSMSGDDFDEAAFEAGLTPARMSTMRCWYWLIKSQSCFMRGAYAEALQAANTSLELSWSSIGHIQLMEIHLFRALALAACYGTMSGQEQAKALEALRQHRQQLADWAVYSPWTFQAPERLVAAELARVTGQHDEALRAYEQAYQAACEHDYRQKAALACELAARYWDERQVPTIAEAYARKARKGYLRWGARGKVQHLDTVWPHLASSNGTEDSSTDTNSTHIDALAVVKAQQAISEEIVLERLTASLLRIAIENAGAQRGALLLPNGDTLSIAALSGASLPEPGADKTEAALPWTVVSYVKRTREHVLINDASQTHPYGADPWFEHNPVRSVLCLPLLMQEEFRGALYLENNLATSAFTPSRIKLLGHLATQAAISIENARLYAEVQHAEGALRRANDELEKRVEERTRELKQTQARLVDTARAAGMAEVASNVLHNVGNILTSAVINLQMMRETVDSSRMGRLKQVTSLFEQHVDNLAAFLTKDPRGTQVPSYLAALADELLREQNTLQEGMGAMSKHIEHIRAIVQVQQTYARSTLVTEECELSSLVEDALSIQRPALVRHGITVSHQLAPLPKVWLDKHKVLQILINLISNAKNAMHALPEGQRHLNISLDAQGNRASIRVVDTGMGIAPEVRGRLFTQGFTTREGGHGLGLHSSALAARMLGGKLLLESEGPGKGATATLELPLG